A single region of the Streptomyces caelestis genome encodes:
- a CDS encoding DUF6113 family protein produces the protein MSDRSPILAQPMRPPSAGRVAALVGFFLLGAVVGAAGALVQPGWFPGGLLLALAGEAGLVLGAARVTRGRAGGVAAAAGWMLAVVLLTASRPEGDFLFAAGAGSYLFLLGGIGVAVICATLAPGRQPDGGPVRLAK, from the coding sequence ATGAGCGACCGCAGTCCGATACTCGCCCAGCCGATGCGGCCGCCCTCCGCCGGACGCGTCGCCGCCTTGGTGGGGTTCTTCCTGCTCGGGGCCGTGGTCGGCGCGGCCGGGGCGCTGGTGCAGCCCGGGTGGTTCCCGGGCGGGCTGCTGCTCGCCCTCGCCGGTGAGGCCGGGCTCGTCCTCGGTGCCGCGCGCGTCACCCGCGGGCGGGCCGGGGGCGTCGCGGCCGCCGCCGGCTGGATGCTCGCCGTCGTCCTGCTCACCGCCAGCCGCCCGGAGGGCGACTTCCTCTTCGCGGCGGGCGCCGGCTCCTATCTCTTCCTGCTCGGGGGCATCGGCGTGGCTGTGATCTGCGCCACCCTCGCCCCGGGGCGGCAACCGGACGGCGGTCCCGTCCGACTTGCCAAGTGA
- a CDS encoding transglutaminase family protein: MSPPYPPSSERSAELRRRFAEEARSERPDLSTLCLLVGAEADGALDEAGMDAAQVELDRLAGLLPYRPGGPRAWAVALRELLGDRLGFHGAPADYQRLESSLLHEVLARRRGLPILLSVVWMEVARRAGAPVYGVALPGHFVVGFGLDEGQVLADPFDGGRVLTGADAELLVAGATGAHLDPSMLRPADPLDVVLRILNNVRAWAAARPERSDVALWAVELSLLLPSHPARLRYERAQLLVGRGDFLGGAVELEAYAEVVRAVDERAAERVRGEAAAARAMLN; encoded by the coding sequence ATGAGTCCCCCGTATCCCCCGTCCTCCGAGCGTTCCGCCGAGCTGCGGCGGCGATTCGCCGAAGAGGCCCGGTCCGAGCGGCCCGATCTGTCGACGTTGTGCCTGCTGGTGGGCGCGGAGGCGGACGGAGCGCTGGACGAGGCGGGCATGGATGCCGCACAGGTCGAGCTGGACCGGCTGGCCGGGCTGCTGCCGTACCGGCCCGGGGGGCCGCGGGCGTGGGCGGTCGCCTTGCGGGAGCTGCTCGGTGACCGGCTGGGGTTTCACGGCGCCCCGGCCGACTACCAGCGCCTGGAGTCCTCCCTGCTGCACGAGGTGCTGGCGCGGCGCCGTGGGCTGCCGATCCTGCTGTCCGTGGTGTGGATGGAGGTGGCCCGGCGGGCCGGGGCGCCGGTGTACGGGGTGGCTCTGCCCGGGCATTTCGTCGTCGGCTTCGGGCTTGACGAGGGGCAGGTGCTGGCCGATCCGTTCGACGGGGGGCGGGTGCTGACGGGGGCGGACGCCGAGTTGCTGGTTGCCGGGGCGACGGGGGCGCACCTTGATCCGTCGATGTTGCGGCCGGCCGATCCGCTGGATGTGGTGCTGCGGATTCTGAACAACGTGCGGGCGTGGGCGGCGGCCCGGCCGGAGCGGTCGGATGTGGCGTTGTGGGCGGTCGAGCTGTCGTTGTTGCTGCCCTCGCATCCGGCTCGGTTGCGGTACGAGCGGGCGCAGTTGCTGGTGGGGCGGGGGGATTTCCTGGGTGGGGCAGTGGAGCTGGAGGCCTACGCGGAAGTGGTGAGGGCGGTGGACGAGAGGGCTGCCGAGCGGGTGCGGGGGGAGGCGGCGGCGGCCCGGGCGATGCTCAACTGA
- a CDS encoding GNAT family N-acetyltransferase translates to MEISAAGRLEVRITAADVGKRVSVRSLIEHAPTGEKFTDTVGVLTSWDKGVLLITRKGGESVRIAESALVAGKVVPSAPARRRGPAASYEELARVAARAWQPVESERLGDWELRAASGFTRRANSVLPLGDPGVSLDEALDTVRRWYGERGLPAYVQTATGAEGTQELLCAELEARGWAREVTAELWVGPLAPVADLAEPSGVVLSREADEAWLARYQRKGVSDVALRVLGGGPSVWFATVPGSAGAAPAAIGRCVVDGRWAGFAAVEVDPELRRQGLATAVMAALARRALDEGASASWLQVEAENEGARALYAGMGFAAHHAYHHYREPDDRAFGR, encoded by the coding sequence GTGGAAATCTCTGCCGCCGGGCGACTTGAGGTCCGTATCACCGCTGCTGACGTGGGCAAACGGGTCTCCGTACGGAGCTTGATCGAACATGCTCCGACGGGTGAGAAGTTCACCGACACGGTCGGAGTTCTCACATCATGGGACAAGGGTGTGTTGCTGATCACACGGAAGGGCGGCGAGAGCGTCCGCATCGCGGAATCCGCACTGGTCGCGGGCAAGGTCGTACCCTCCGCACCGGCGCGTCGCCGCGGTCCGGCCGCCTCCTACGAGGAGCTGGCCCGGGTGGCCGCGCGGGCCTGGCAGCCGGTGGAGAGCGAGCGGCTCGGGGACTGGGAGCTGCGGGCCGCGTCCGGGTTCACGCGGCGGGCCAATTCGGTGCTGCCGCTCGGTGACCCGGGCGTGTCCCTGGACGAGGCCCTCGACACCGTCCGGCGGTGGTACGGCGAGCGTGGCCTGCCCGCCTACGTCCAGACCGCGACCGGTGCCGAGGGCACCCAGGAGCTGCTGTGCGCGGAGCTGGAGGCGCGGGGCTGGGCGCGGGAGGTGACCGCCGAGCTGTGGGTCGGGCCGCTGGCGCCGGTCGCCGACCTCGCCGAGCCGTCGGGGGTCGTGCTGTCCCGGGAGGCCGACGAGGCGTGGCTGGCCCGGTACCAGCGCAAGGGGGTGAGCGACGTCGCGCTGCGGGTGCTGGGGGGAGGCCCTTCGGTGTGGTTCGCGACCGTGCCCGGTTCGGCGGGCGCCGCTCCGGCCGCCATCGGGCGGTGTGTCGTCGACGGGCGATGGGCCGGGTTCGCCGCCGTCGAGGTCGATCCGGAGCTGCGGCGGCAGGGGCTGGCCACGGCCGTGATGGCGGCGCTGGCCCGGCGGGCCCTCGACGAGGGCGCGTCGGCCTCGTGGCTCCAGGTCGAGGCCGAGAACGAGGGAGCGCGGGCGTTGTACGCCGGGATGGGTTTCGCCGCGCACCACGCCTACCACCACTACCGGGAGCCGGATGACCGCGCCTTTGGCCGGTAG
- the fdxA gene encoding ferredoxin, whose amino-acid sequence MTYVIAQPCVDVKDKACIEECPVDCIYEGSRSLYIHPDECVDCGACEPVCPVEAIFYEDDTPEEWKDYYKANVEFFDELGSPGGASKLGLIERDHPFIAALPPQA is encoded by the coding sequence GTGACCTACGTCATCGCGCAGCCTTGTGTCGACGTCAAGGACAAGGCGTGCATCGAGGAGTGCCCGGTCGACTGCATCTACGAGGGCTCCCGGTCCTTGTACATCCACCCGGACGAATGCGTCGACTGTGGTGCCTGTGAGCCGGTCTGCCCGGTCGAGGCGATCTTCTACGAGGACGACACTCCGGAGGAGTGGAAGGACTACTACAAGGCGAACGTCGAGTTCTTCGACGAGCTCGGCTCGCCCGGCGGCGCCAGCAAGCTGGGGCTGATCGAGCGCGACCACCCCTTCATCGCCGCGCTGCCGCCGCAGGCCTAG